Proteins encoded together in one Candidatus Eremiobacterota bacterium window:
- the glmM gene encoding phosphoglucosamine mutase: MGTLFGTDGIRGVANEDLSPELAFRLGRAAACYFTCNISHPRIVIGRDTRISGDMLEGAFLAGACSIGADVLKVGIIPTPAVAFLTRQLNAQMGVMISASHNPIGDNGIKLFSHEGYKLPDEDEERIEELVLAPEDTLPRPVGEDLGRVTPVLIAEDMYCDHVKKSVGGSLTGIKVVLDCAFGAAFRLAPRIFTELGASVIALHDEPDGLRINVQCGSTNMGHLKKVILAKGASAGLAFDGDADRCLAVDEMGKFVDGDQILTIAARFLKESGKLGPDVLVATVMSNLGMEQALDSMGIKLIRTKVGDRHVIEEMKRRGALIGGEQSGHIILLEHNTTGDGIATAVLLARILKESGKPLHELAACMKHMPQLLVNVKARHKDRLSDDEDISAAIKETEELLKDRGRLLVRPSGTEPLIRVMAEGPDEKELNEVVGKIASVIADKLG; encoded by the coding sequence ATGGGAACCCTGTTCGGGACTGACGGTATCCGCGGCGTGGCGAACGAAGACCTCAGCCCAGAGCTTGCCTTCAGGCTGGGCCGCGCAGCGGCCTGTTATTTCACCTGCAATATATCACATCCCAGGATAGTCATCGGGAGGGACACGAGGATCTCAGGCGATATGCTGGAGGGAGCATTCCTGGCGGGGGCATGCTCAATCGGCGCCGATGTGCTCAAGGTGGGCATCATTCCCACACCTGCGGTGGCATTTCTCACAAGGCAGCTGAATGCGCAGATGGGCGTCATGATATCGGCGTCCCACAATCCCATAGGCGACAATGGCATCAAGCTTTTCTCCCATGAGGGCTACAAGCTCCCCGACGAAGACGAGGAGAGGATTGAGGAGCTTGTCCTGGCGCCCGAGGACACGCTCCCGAGGCCTGTCGGAGAAGACCTGGGCCGGGTGACGCCCGTGCTCATCGCCGAGGACATGTACTGCGACCATGTCAAGAAGAGTGTGGGGGGAAGCCTCACGGGGATCAAAGTAGTCCTCGACTGCGCCTTTGGTGCCGCCTTCAGGCTCGCACCGAGGATCTTCACTGAGCTTGGCGCCTCGGTAATCGCCCTTCATGATGAGCCTGACGGCCTCAGGATAAACGTGCAGTGCGGATCGACAAACATGGGCCACCTGAAAAAGGTGATCCTTGCCAAGGGTGCCTCGGCGGGCCTTGCCTTTGACGGTGATGCGGACCGGTGCCTCGCCGTCGATGAAATGGGGAAATTTGTCGATGGAGACCAGATTCTCACCATAGCGGCCCGGTTCCTCAAGGAGAGCGGAAAGCTCGGCCCCGATGTGCTTGTCGCGACGGTGATGAGCAACCTTGGCATGGAGCAGGCCCTCGATTCGATGGGCATAAAGCTTATCCGCACCAAGGTGGGCGACCGCCATGTCATCGAGGAGATGAAGCGGAGGGGCGCCTTGATCGGCGGCGAGCAGTCAGGCCATATCATCCTTCTTGAACACAATACCACCGGCGACGGCATCGCGACGGCAGTGCTGCTGGCCCGTATTCTGAAGGAATCGGGGAAGCCCCTTCATGAGCTGGCAGCCTGCATGAAACACATGCCGCAGCTCCTTGTGAACGTGAAGGCAAGGCACAAGGACAGGCTTTCAGATGATGAGGATATCTCGGCGGCCATCAAGGAGACCGAGGAGCTCCTCAAGGACAGGGGAAGGCTCCTTGTGAGGCCCTCAGGCACCGAGCCCCTCATCAGGGTGATGGCTGAGGGGCCTGACGAGAAGGAGCTCAATGAAGTCGTGGGAAAGATCGCCTCCGTCATCGCCGACAAGCTCGGGTGA
- a CDS encoding CdaR family protein gives MRLTHFLKNNLGLKILCIILSMSLWAWVRFTQAPLSVRNESQTSIYLPVVYQNEKTDLMLTKGPDKVIITVKGPPQVIDKIMPEHFKAFVDLEGMTEGQNWVDVGVKIPPGLTVLEKQPSRAKIVLEKLERRSFHVKVNVVGAPKEGYVAGKAVVEPQEVEVSGAQSSLRSIKDVGVTVNVTAADMDLKQRVQPEPKDAQGTIVFVDVNPKYIKVDMPVRSTIRAMTLPVNPRIMDSPAQGYAVTQVMIEPPVATVLFPGKSTVTEEVLHTEAISLKNIRGDVQKQVNLIQPQGGTLMSQKSVLVKITIRKEGE, from the coding sequence ATGCGATTGACGCATTTTTTAAAAAACAACCTGGGACTTAAGATACTCTGCATCATCCTGAGCATGTCCCTCTGGGCCTGGGTCCGCTTCACCCAGGCACCCCTCTCCGTGAGGAACGAGTCCCAGACGAGCATCTACCTCCCGGTGGTGTATCAGAACGAGAAAACCGATCTCATGCTCACCAAGGGACCCGACAAGGTGATAATCACCGTGAAGGGCCCGCCGCAGGTCATTGACAAGATTATGCCCGAGCATTTCAAGGCGTTCGTCGATCTTGAAGGCATGACGGAGGGGCAGAACTGGGTGGATGTCGGCGTGAAGATCCCGCCGGGTCTTACCGTGCTTGAGAAACAGCCTTCAAGAGCCAAGATTGTGCTTGAAAAGCTGGAGAGGCGGAGCTTCCATGTGAAAGTGAATGTCGTGGGAGCTCCCAAGGAGGGCTACGTGGCAGGAAAGGCCGTCGTGGAGCCGCAGGAAGTTGAGGTCTCCGGCGCACAGTCGTCGCTCAGGAGCATCAAGGATGTCGGGGTGACCGTCAATGTGACGGCGGCCGACATGGACCTCAAGCAGCGCGTGCAGCCGGAGCCGAAGGATGCCCAGGGCACCATTGTATTTGTCGATGTGAATCCCAAGTATATCAAGGTGGACATGCCGGTCCGGTCCACGATCAGGGCCATGACCCTTCCGGTCAACCCCAGGATAATGGACAGCCCCGCCCAGGGATATGCCGTTACGCAGGTGATGATAGAGCCTCCCGTCGCCACCGTGCTTTTCCCCGGGAAATCAACGGTCACCGAGGAGGTCCTTCACACGGAGGCTATCAGTCTCAAGAACATCAGGGGTGACGTGCAGAAGCAGGTCAACCTCATACAGCCCCAGGGCGGCACCCTGATGAGCCAGAAGAGTGTGCTTGTCAAGATTACAATCCGCAAGGAGGGAGAATAA
- the cdaA gene encoding diadenylate cyclase CdaA has product MITKVLSTLSSTITYRDLLDIFFVAILLYYLFLLIKGTRAVQILQGVGVLLILLFISYKLNLQTIYWLLHYSLYGFVVAIPIVFQPELRRALGFLGRGGGIKTAFGRVHREDLTKMIDDIVWTAAIFSQSKTGALMVIERETGLEEFIETGTRLNGEVSAKLLLSIFNTKSPLHDGAVIVRADKIVAASCYLPLSENLMSSQGRSYGTRHRAALGLSEQTDAIVIIISEETGNISIARNGKFTKNLTEETLKKVLLTFYPFQFASAGDRARKLQGAGAKNAIDAFFKKQPGT; this is encoded by the coding sequence ATGATAACGAAAGTCCTTTCCACTCTTAGTTCCACCATCACCTACCGTGATCTCCTTGACATATTCTTTGTAGCCATCCTGCTCTATTACCTCTTTCTGCTGATCAAAGGAACGCGGGCCGTGCAGATTCTTCAGGGAGTAGGAGTCCTTCTGATCCTCCTCTTCATCAGCTACAAGCTGAACCTGCAGACCATCTACTGGCTTCTCCATTACTCTCTCTACGGCTTTGTCGTCGCCATTCCCATCGTGTTTCAGCCGGAGCTCCGCCGCGCCCTCGGCTTTCTCGGCCGCGGGGGGGGGATAAAGACCGCCTTTGGGAGGGTACACCGGGAGGATCTTACTAAAATGATCGATGACATAGTGTGGACGGCGGCAATCTTTTCGCAGTCCAAGACAGGGGCTCTCATGGTCATTGAGAGGGAGACAGGCCTCGAGGAGTTCATCGAGACAGGTACGAGGCTCAACGGCGAGGTGTCGGCCAAGCTTCTCCTCTCTATTTTCAACACCAAGAGCCCCCTCCATGACGGCGCCGTCATCGTGAGGGCCGACAAGATCGTGGCCGCAAGCTGCTACCTGCCCCTCTCGGAGAACCTGATGTCCTCCCAGGGGAGAAGCTACGGGACAAGGCACCGTGCGGCCCTGGGCTTGTCTGAGCAGACCGATGCCATTGTGATAATCATTTCTGAAGAGACGGGAAACATCTCGATTGCAAGGAACGGGAAATTCACCAAGAACCTCACGGAAGAGACTCTCAAAAAGGTCCTCCTGACTTTTTATCCATTCCAGTTCGCCTCGGCGGGGGACCGGGCAAGAAAACTACAGGGAGCAGGTGCGAAAAATGCGATTGACGCATTTTTTAAAAAACAACCTGGGACTTAA